The following coding sequences lie in one Candidatus Methylomirabilota bacterium genomic window:
- a CDS encoding MFS transporter, translating to MARAPERADAIWLAGICLSRFLMALVFTSYAAVLPVLQKEWDMSAAAAGSVASAFQIGYAISLVTWNLLADRIGARPVFLWSSLAGAPAAMAFALFADGPLSAALLYGLTALLIGGNYTPGLILLADRFPPATRGRATGFFLAATSIGYAGSLLLTGLVLAHSGWRWALIAASLGPVAAAVIAAWSVRGMPTRIHPRAAGQGFASEVLRNPGALLLIAAYTFHSWELLGMWAWTPAFLSAALMREGLDLGRATGGGARVTALFHLTGFIASLTAGYLSDRFGRTTVIIAMLSVSTTCSLMFGWLTAAPFWVLLLVGLVYGFSAVGDSPVLSVGLTEAVAPHVLGSALALRSLVGFAAGAAAQSAFGVVLDVTNTGRPYTDWGWAYGLLGLGGAAGLASTVWLRMRPESRRLARGLR from the coding sequence ATGGCGCGGGCGCCCGAGCGCGCGGACGCGATCTGGCTGGCCGGAATCTGTCTCTCGCGCTTCCTCATGGCCTTGGTCTTCACGAGCTACGCCGCGGTCCTCCCGGTGCTTCAGAAGGAGTGGGACATGTCGGCGGCCGCCGCCGGGTCGGTCGCCTCCGCCTTCCAGATCGGCTACGCGATCTCGCTCGTCACCTGGAACCTGCTCGCGGACCGCATCGGGGCGCGCCCGGTCTTTCTGTGGTCGAGCCTGGCCGGAGCGCCAGCGGCGATGGCCTTCGCCCTCTTCGCCGACGGGCCGCTCTCCGCCGCTCTTCTCTATGGCCTCACCGCCCTGCTGATCGGTGGCAACTACACGCCCGGGCTCATCCTGCTCGCCGACCGCTTTCCGCCGGCCACCCGCGGGCGGGCCACGGGCTTCTTCCTGGCCGCCACCTCGATCGGCTATGCCGGCTCCCTGCTGCTCACCGGGCTCGTGCTGGCCCACAGCGGCTGGCGGTGGGCCCTGATCGCAGCCTCGCTCGGCCCGGTGGCGGCGGCGGTGATCGCCGCCTGGAGCGTTCGGGGGATGCCGACCCGGATTCACCCTCGGGCGGCGGGGCAGGGGTTCGCGTCGGAGGTCCTGCGGAACCCGGGGGCGCTCCTTCTCATCGCGGCCTACACGTTCCACTCGTGGGAGCTGCTCGGGATGTGGGCCTGGACCCCGGCGTTCCTGTCGGCGGCGCTCATGCGGGAGGGCCTCGACCTCGGGCGGGCGACCGGTGGCGGCGCCCGGGTCACGGCGCTCTTCCACCTGACCGGGTTCATCGCCTCGCTCACCGCCGGCTATCTCTCCGACCGCTTCGGACGGACGACGGTGATCATCGCCATGCTCTCTGTCAGCACGACGTGCTCCCTCATGTTCGGCTGGCTCACCGCGGCGCCATTCTGGGTGCTGCTGCTGGTGGGGCTCGTCTACGGCTTCAGCGCCGTCGGCGATTCCCCGGTCCTCTCGGTCGGCCTCACCGAAGCGGTGGCTCCCCACGTCCTGGGCTCGGCCCTGGCCCTTCGCTCGCTGGTCGGCTTCGCGGCGGGCGCCGCCGCCCAGTCCGCGTTCGGGGTGGTCCTGGACGTGACCAACACCGGCCGGCCGTACACGGACTGGGGCTGGGCCTATGGTCTCCTCGGCCTCGGCGGGGCGGCCGGCCTCGCGTCGACGGTGTGGCTCCGGATGCGGCCCGAAAGTCGCCGTCTGGCGCGGGGCCTGCGCTGA